The genome window TTATCCGTAACAACGGCGAACGCCAGAACGAGGTAGTTAACGGACAGACCGTGATAGAAGAGGGCGACATTCTGCAGATTGTGGCTCATCCTACCGTAGAAGAACCTATCATCGCCCTGCTCGGCGAGAAGGTTGACGTAAAGGACGAGGAATTCAGCAGCGAACTCATCAACCGCCGAATTCTGATTACCAAACCGGGCATCAACGGCAAGAGCATCAGCCAGTTGCAGATTAGAAGCAACCTTGGCGCCAACATTACCCGCGTAAACAGAAATGGTGTAGACCTCATCGCAACCCCAGACCTGAAACTCCAGTTGGGCGACCGCGTAACCGTAGTGGGCAAGGAGCTCGCCATCGCTCATACCGAGAAGGTGCTGGGTAACCAGATGAAGCGTCTGAACTACCCTAACCTCATCCCTATCTTCCTGGGCATCATGCTGGGTTGTATCGTAGCCAACATTCCGTTCTTCATCCCAGGCATCAACGAGAATCTGCGTCTCGGACTTACCGGCGGCCCATTGGTAGTAGCCATTCTGATAGGTTATTTCGGACCGAAATACAACCTCGTTACCTACAATACCATTTCAGCCAACCTGATGCTTCGCGAAATCGGAATCTGCATCTTCCTGGCTTGCGTGGGTCTCGGCACAGGCGAACAGTTTATCCAGACCGTAGCATCAGAAAGCGGACTGACCTGGATTCTCTACGGCATCGCCATCACCATGATACCAATCATTCTGGGCGGCATCATCGGCAAGCTCGTGTTCCACATCAATTATTATACATTACTCGGCGTATTGGCAGGTGCCAACACCAACCCTTCTGCCCTGGCTTACGTACGTGAGCAGACTTCGGCAGATGCGCCAACAGTAGGCTATGCGAATGTATATCCATTCGCCATGTTCCTCAGAATTGTAACCATTCAGATTATTATTTTTGTATTTGGATAAACATATATGACAGAAAAAGAATTGAAAACCTGCGCTTGCGTAGAGGACAACTGCAACTGCAAGGAAATAGCAGAATCAGAACTCAGAAGAAAACTCGACTTATTATTACGTACCGGTAGCATTCTCATGGAGAGTGCTGCCGACACATCCCGCATCATGCGAACCATGAAGCGTGCAGCAGCTTTCCTCGGTCTTGACGAGCGATACATGCACCTTTACATCAACTGGAACGTGCTGATGGTAAACTATAGCGACGAGGAGCATTCCTTCTCCAAGTTCCAGAGATGCGAGAAGCACGGTATCAACCTCACCTCTATTTCCCAGGTAAGTAAGCTCACCTGGAAGGCCATCAAGGAAAACTATTCACTCGAACAGTATGAGCAGGCTCTGAACGACATCAAGGCCACCCCACGCAGCTTCACCCCTTGGCAGGTAGCCATCGGCGGCGGTTTTGCCTGCGGCGGATTCTGCATCCAGTTCGGTTGCGACTGGCCAGCCTTCTTCTTCTGTTCGCTTGCAGCCATTCTGGGTTTCCGCCTGAGAATGTTCTTGCCAACCAAGGGCTGCAACAACTATGTAGCCATCGGCATTTCGGCTTTCGTAGCCACTCTGATAGCCTGGTTGACCTCATTCCTTTCGCTCAACCCATCTATTGCCGAAGCGCTTCCAGCCTTCATGCATTCAGATACCCCTTGGCATCCGCTGATGGCGTGTGCCCTCTTCATCGTGCCGGGAGTTCCACTCATCAACTTTGTGTGCGATATGCTTGACGGATATATTGAGGTGGGAATGGTTCGTGCCCTGAACACCCTGCTGATGCTCTTCGCGATGGCTTTCGGTATCGCCTTCGCTATCCAGGTTTGCCATATCGACAACTTCGTGAAGGATCTTACGATGACTCCTCATCACGAATACTGGGAGTTTGCCATAGCAGCTGCCGTATCGGCCATGGGTTTCTCTACCATCTTCAGCATACCTCGCCGTCTGTTGCCGGTTGTAGCTGTGGGCGGTATCATCGCCGTTTGCTTCCGCAATTTCGTCAATCTGGGTCCATCTAACGGCAACATCGGTCTCGACATGGGTCTGAGCATCGGTTCGCTTGCCGGTTCTGCGCTCATCAGCATCATCGTGATCAAGGCGCGCCATTGGTTCCATACCCCTCACCAATGCATCACCATTCCTAGCGTTATCCCAATGGTACCGGGAGTTCTGATGTATCGTGCCCTGTTCGCCTTCATCGACATGCACGGCATGGTAGGCGAAGTAACCGTGGGTATGAACAACCTCATCAAGGCTTCGCTCGCCATCATCTGCATCGCCCTGGGTGTGGCAATTCCAAACGTATTCTTCCGCCGCTTCATCGCCGACAACCGCAAGCGCAAGCTGCTTGCCATGCTGGTAGAAAGAAAGAAGAAGAATGGCGAATTCGTAGATTTGCACGAAGTAGAAATCAAATAATCATCTGGTTGGAAATCTGATTTTCATCGGATGATAACCGGAAAAAAAGAAGTAGAGATGCGATAAAACATCATTTTATTCTTCAAAAAAAGAGGATATTAAAATAAATGTTTTATCTTTGCACCCAAATTTAGCTATCGGTTATTTCTATAGCCGATAGCTTCAATAAAGGAACAATATGGAAATACGACAACTGAAATATTTCTTGAAGGTAGCCGAGACGCTCAACTTCTCAGAAGCTTCGCGCAAGTTATACATCACCCAGAGCACCCTCTCACAGCAGATTTCGCATCTGGAACAGGAGATAGGTCTGCCTCTCTTCGAGCGTAATTCTCATGAGGTTTACCTCACAGAGGCGGGCAAGGAATTGAGGCCTTACGCCCAAAACGCGGTCAATTCTGCCGAAGCCTGTGTAGACCACATGAACGATCTGAAGGAAATGCTTACAGGCGAACTGAACATCGGCGTAACGTTCTCCTTCAGCAACATCATGTCCGAGACGCTCATCGCCTTTCTCCACGCCTATCCTCATGTAAAGCTCAACATCCAATACCGCACCATGCAGGAACTGATGGACGGACTGAAGAAGCGCGAACTCGACCTCGTTCTGGCTTTCAAGCCTCTGAAGAACGAGAAAGCAGTAGACAGCCGAGCTATTTTCAGCAACCGTCTTGCCGCCATCGTGAACGTGAATCATCCGCTGGCGCGCCTTTCATCGGTCAAGCTTTCCGATCTGGAGCGTTACGACCTCATCCTTCCTTGCAAGGGTCTGCAGGCACGCAACGCCTTTGATCACATGGTAGAGGGCAAAGATTTGAACTACAAGATTATGGTAGAGGTGAATAATGTAAACATCATCTTCGACCTTCTGAGCCGCAGCAATCTGGTGACCATTCTCTCCGAATCGACCACCATTCTGCAGAACGGCATGAAGGCGATTCCTATCGATGCTGCCGACAACGAAATGGATGGCTGCATCCACATTCTGAAAGATGCTTACATGAAAAACTCAGCCCAGGAGTTCATCCGCATGCTGAGCCAGAGCACCAGCATCCTCGCCAACTTTGCGCTGAAGGATATCCTGAGATAATCATCTTAACGTCTGGCGGCTTGCGAGCCTATTTGCTCGCGGCTAGAACAGAAAAAAAATCCTCGTTCGAGTTCTTTTTCGAGCGAGGATTTTTTCTTCTTTTTACCCTTTTACCCTTTCTTTCTTGCGATGATAATCGTTACGCCAGCCAGGATAGCGAGGATGCCTATCGCCAACTGCAGAGAGAAACTCTCGCCGAAGACGCATACGCCGATGATTACCGCCGTTACAGGCTCCAGGGCTCCCATGATGGCGGCTGGCGTGCTGCCGATGAGATTGATGGAGATGGTCATGAAGAAGAGCGACAATACCGTTGGCAACAAAGCCAGCTGGGCAGCACAGAGCCATTGTTTAGGCGTTTGAAGCATCTGTATCGGCTCGCCTGCAATAAACGAATAGACAAACATCGTAAGCAGTCCGAAGACTAATATATAAAAGGTAAACTTGATGTTCGACATGCCCGGATTCTTCCATTGGTTGATGGAGATGATGTAAAGGGCATAGAGCAGGGATGAACACATGACGAGGGCAAAACCCGCCGTGCTCAACTTATCGTTTCCATCGCCCTGATAGAGCAATCCTACTCCCGATACCGCCAGAAGAATGGCAAGCGAGGTAGACCACGTTACCTTCTCGTGGAAGAAGACCGTCATCAGGATGGCTGTCATAATAGGATAAACGAAGAGGATGGTGCTGGCAATACCTGCCGCCATATAATGGAAACTGACATAAAGCGTAGCTGATGAGAGCGAAAACATGCAGCCCAGCACGCCAAGACGAATCAGATGTCCCCACTTCACCTTGAAACTCTCCTTGCGGAACAGCATCACCACGGCAAACATCAGTACCGCCAAGAGATAACGATAGATGAGTACAGAACTGGAATTGAATCCGTCGCCATAGAGTTCGAGCGTGCCCAAAGGATTGGTACCATAACATACTGCGGCAACAATACCCGCCGCAAAGCCTTTAACTTTATTACTGCTTGTCATTAGATTAAATACTATTTTTTTCTTATACTTCTTGTTATCTATCTATTTCGGGCTACAAAGTTACAGCAAATATTCGAGATAAGCTAACAAAATCGTATAAATATATTGTAATATCTGAGAAAAAACGCTCTTTTCTTGTGCTTTACGAAAATAAATTGTACCTTTGCAATATCTTTGAAAAAAGATAATCAGATGAAACATTAAAAACTAAACAAAAGAATTAATAACAATGGAACAGATTAAGAATGATCAGCTCACACTTGAGATTTCATCTCTCGGAGCAGAACTTCAGAGCATCAAGGATGCTAATGGTAATGAATATCTCTGGGATGGCGACGAGAAATACTGGAACCGCCACTCTCCTATCCTCTTCCCTATCGTATGCGGATTGTGGAAAGACACTTATCGCACAGAGGGCAAGGAGTATCACCTTCCTCGCCATGGTTTCGCACGCGATACAGAGTTCAAACTCGTTGGCAAGACTGCCGACCGCCTCACCTTCGCGCTCATCGACAACGAAGAGACTCAGAAGAACTATCCTTACCACTTCAACCTTGCCATCTCTTACCGCCTGCAGGGCAACGAGATTCATGTCATCTGGCACGTAGAGAATACCGACGACAAGGAAATCTTCTTCCAGATTGGCGGTCACCCAGCATTCATGGTTCCTGGCTGCAAGAAGGGCGAAGAAATGAAGGCGACCCTGAAACTCGACAACGAGGCTCCTGTTCGTCTCTATGGTAACGTAGGCGGATGCATCGACCGTCAGGCTAAGGAAACCGTAGAAACCGACAAGGGTATCTGGGAAGTAAACGAGGAGACTTTCGCAGAAGATGCTGTTATCTTCGACAAGAGTCAGGTTAAGCAGGTAAGCATTCTCAACGAGCAGGGCGAACCTCATGTAACCCTCGAGTTCAAGACTCCAGCCGTAGGTATCTGGAACCCAACAGGCAAGCACGCTCCATTCATCTGCATCGAGCCATGGTATGGTTTGAGCGACTGGGCTGAATATGATGG of Segatella copri contains these proteins:
- a CDS encoding LysR family transcriptional regulator, yielding MEIRQLKYFLKVAETLNFSEASRKLYITQSTLSQQISHLEQEIGLPLFERNSHEVYLTEAGKELRPYAQNAVNSAEACVDHMNDLKEMLTGELNIGVTFSFSNIMSETLIAFLHAYPHVKLNIQYRTMQELMDGLKKRELDLVLAFKPLKNEKAVDSRAIFSNRLAAIVNVNHPLARLSSVKLSDLERYDLILPCKGLQARNAFDHMVEGKDLNYKIMVEVNNVNIIFDLLSRSNLVTILSESTTILQNGMKAIPIDAADNEMDGCIHILKDAYMKNSAQEFIRMLSQSTSILANFALKDILR
- a CDS encoding threonine/serine ThrE exporter family protein, whose amino-acid sequence is MTEKELKTCACVEDNCNCKEIAESELRRKLDLLLRTGSILMESAADTSRIMRTMKRAAAFLGLDERYMHLYINWNVLMVNYSDEEHSFSKFQRCEKHGINLTSISQVSKLTWKAIKENYSLEQYEQALNDIKATPRSFTPWQVAIGGGFACGGFCIQFGCDWPAFFFCSLAAILGFRLRMFLPTKGCNNYVAIGISAFVATLIAWLTSFLSLNPSIAEALPAFMHSDTPWHPLMACALFIVPGVPLINFVCDMLDGYIEVGMVRALNTLLMLFAMAFGIAFAIQVCHIDNFVKDLTMTPHHEYWEFAIAAAVSAMGFSTIFSIPRRLLPVVAVGGIIAVCFRNFVNLGPSNGNIGLDMGLSIGSLAGSALISIIVIKARHWFHTPHQCITIPSVIPMVPGVLMYRALFAFIDMHGMVGEVTVGMNNLIKASLAIICIALGVAIPNVFFRRFIADNRKRKLLAMLVERKKKNGEFVDLHEVEIK
- a CDS encoding DMT family transporter, with the translated sequence MTSSNKVKGFAAGIVAAVCYGTNPLGTLELYGDGFNSSSVLIYRYLLAVLMFAVVMLFRKESFKVKWGHLIRLGVLGCMFSLSSATLYVSFHYMAAGIASTILFVYPIMTAILMTVFFHEKVTWSTSLAILLAVSGVGLLYQGDGNDKLSTAGFALVMCSSLLYALYIISINQWKNPGMSNIKFTFYILVFGLLTMFVYSFIAGEPIQMLQTPKQWLCAAQLALLPTVLSLFFMTISINLIGSTPAAIMGALEPVTAVIIGVCVFGESFSLQLAIGILAILAGVTIIIARKKG
- a CDS encoding putative transporter; the encoded protein is MEILKNLFYGFPDLWGGGVAHSVMILSLVIALGLCLGKLRVKGVSLGLAWILFIGLIFGHFSLNLDEHLLHFLKEFGLILFVYSIGLEVGPGFFASFKNGGKSLNLLSMIVVALSIITTLVIFSFSGTSITSMAGILSGAVTNTPGLGAAQQAFSDLRHIDAPSIAAGYAIAYPMGVLGVILSFIILRFALRVDKQKEEDEAKRGKGHLEAMTLNTFAVKVSNQMVFKDTVKQIRYLLKRDFMVSKIIRNNGERQNEVVNGQTVIEEGDILQIVAHPTVEEPIIALLGEKVDVKDEEFSSELINRRILITKPGINGKSISQLQIRSNLGANITRVNRNGVDLIATPDLKLQLGDRVTVVGKELAIAHTEKVLGNQMKRLNYPNLIPIFLGIMLGCIVANIPFFIPGINENLRLGLTGGPLVVAILIGYFGPKYNLVTYNTISANLMLREIGICIFLACVGLGTGEQFIQTVASESGLTWILYGIAITMIPIILGGIIGKLVFHINYYTLLGVLAGANTNPSALAYVREQTSADAPTVGYANVYPFAMFLRIVTIQIIIFVFG
- a CDS encoding aldose 1-epimerase family protein, with the translated sequence MEQIKNDQLTLEISSLGAELQSIKDANGNEYLWDGDEKYWNRHSPILFPIVCGLWKDTYRTEGKEYHLPRHGFARDTEFKLVGKTADRLTFALIDNEETQKNYPYHFNLAISYRLQGNEIHVIWHVENTDDKEIFFQIGGHPAFMVPGCKKGEEMKATLKLDNEAPVRLYGNVGGCIDRQAKETVETDKGIWEVNEETFAEDAVIFDKSQVKQVSILNEQGEPHVTLEFKTPAVGIWNPTGKHAPFICIEPWYGLSDWAEYDGEFKDKYLMNRLQPGASFMSEYIIRIEK